A region from the Hippopotamus amphibius kiboko isolate mHipAmp2 chromosome 15, mHipAmp2.hap2, whole genome shotgun sequence genome encodes:
- the TTC33 gene encoding tetratricopeptide repeat protein 33: MASFGWKRKIGEKVSKVTSQQFEAEAADEKDTVENDEGNWLHAVKRRKEILLEGCAEKSKQLKDEGATLAENKRYREAIQKWDEALQLTPNDATLYEMKSQVLMSLHEMFPAVHAAEMAVQRNPHSWESWQTLGRAQLGLGEIVLAIRSFQVALHIYPMNPEIWKEDLSWARTLQEQQKVAQKIKKSEAPADVTQFSPKSIPDYDFESDEIVAVCAAIAEKQKTVAANKTMVIVSASGTVETVTEEEDGAAPPDGSVFIKAR; encoded by the exons ATGGCTTCCTTTGGATGGAAAAGGAAGATTGGTGAGAAGGTCTCAAAGGTCACTTCCCAGCAGTTTGAAGCTGAAGCTGCTGATGAGAAGGATACAGTTGAGAATGATGAAGGGAACTGGCTTCATGCCGTTAAACGGAGGAAAGAAATTCTCCTTGAAGGCTGTGCTGAGAAAAGTAAACAGCTGAAGGACGAAGGAGCCACTTTGGCTGAAAATAAAAG ATACCGAGAGGCAATTCAGAAGTGGGATGAAGCACTACAGTTAACCCCAAACGATGCTACCCTGTATGAGATGAAGTCACAG GTCCTAATGTCTCTTCATGAAATGTTCCCAGCAGTTCATGCTGCAGAAATGGCTGTCCAGAGAAATCCACATTCATGGGAATCTTGGCAAACTTTGGGACGTGCTCAGCTTGGATTAGGAGAGATAGTCTTG GCAATTCGAAGTTTTCAAGTAGCCCTTCACATCTATCCAATGAACCCTGAAATATGGAAAGAAGACCTTTCTTGGGCAAGAACGCTCCAGGAGCAGCAGAAGGTAGcacagaagattaaaaaaagtgAAGCACCAGCAGACGTAACACAATTCTCGCCAAAGTCAATTCCTGACTATGACTTTGAAAGTGATGAGATTGTTGCTGTTTGTGCAGCTATTGCTGAAAAACAGAAGACTGTTGCAGCAAATAAAACAATGGTTATTGTGTCGGCTTCTGGGACTGTAGAGACTGTGACTGAGGAGGAAGACGGTGCTGCACCACCTGATGGCTCTGTTTTTATCAAAGCCCGATGA